The following coding sequences lie in one Anomaloglossus baeobatrachus isolate aAnoBae1 chromosome 7, aAnoBae1.hap1, whole genome shotgun sequence genomic window:
- the LOC142245110 gene encoding endoribonuclease YbeY-like isoform X1: MSLLIRNLQHVIPLRRAHLRKNLEIARKCLRVERFDVGVICINDTKIRHLNRLYRQQDKATDVLSFPFHENLCPGLLPNPPFPDEYNLGDIYLGVEFIYHQCQEKEDFNNVLTVTAVHGLCHLLGYTHHSPEDWKKMFEKESEVLMEINRATGSALSPLTSEHYDQE; the protein is encoded by the exons ATGTCTCTTCTTATCCGGAACCTGCAGCACGTGATCCCTCTCCGCAGAGCCCATTTACGCAAGAATCTAGAAATTGCCAGAAAGTGTCTCCGCGTGGAGAGGTTTGATGTCGGGGTAATATGTATAAATGATACAAAGATACGACACCTGAACAGACTTTACAGACAGCAAGACAAAGCTACGGACGTGCTGTCATTTCCATTCCATGAG AATTTGTGCCCCGGATTGTTACCTAATCCACCATTCCCAGATGAATACAATTTAGGAGACATTTACCTTGGAGTAGAGTTTATATATCACCAGTGTCAAGAAAAGGAGGATTTTAACAATGTCTTGACT GTGACAGCAGTACACGGCTTATGTCACCTGCTTGGTTATACACATCATAGTCCAGAAGACTGGAAAAAG ATGTTTGAGAAGGAAAGTGAAGTTCTAATGGAGATAAACCGAGCGACTGGATCTGCACTTAGCCCACTGACATCAGAGCATTACGACCAAGAATAA
- the LOC142245110 gene encoding endoribonuclease YbeY-like isoform X2 gives MSLLIRNLQHVIPLRRAHLRKNLEIARKCLRVERFDVGVICINDTKIRHLNRLYRQQDKATDVLSFPFHENLCPGLLPNPPFPDEYNLGDIYLGVEFIYHQCQEKEDFNNVLTVTAVHGLCHLLGYTHHSPEDWKKGTC, from the exons ATGTCTCTTCTTATCCGGAACCTGCAGCACGTGATCCCTCTCCGCAGAGCCCATTTACGCAAGAATCTAGAAATTGCCAGAAAGTGTCTCCGCGTGGAGAGGTTTGATGTCGGGGTAATATGTATAAATGATACAAAGATACGACACCTGAACAGACTTTACAGACAGCAAGACAAAGCTACGGACGTGCTGTCATTTCCATTCCATGAG AATTTGTGCCCCGGATTGTTACCTAATCCACCATTCCCAGATGAATACAATTTAGGAGACATTTACCTTGGAGTAGAGTTTATATATCACCAGTGTCAAGAAAAGGAGGATTTTAACAATGTCTTGACT GTGACAGCAGTACACGGCTTATGTCACCTGCTTGGTTATACACATCATAGTCCAGAAGACTGGAAAAAG ggaACCTGTTAA